A region of Clostridia bacterium DNA encodes the following proteins:
- a CDS encoding CopG family transcriptional regulator: protein MAKSVIKINKKGEDGYKIISVRIKEGTLQKIDDLATKSNRSRNELINIILENSVDDVEIN, encoded by the coding sequence ATGGCAAAAAGTGTTATTAAGATAAATAAAAAAGGTGAAGATGGTTATAAAATAATTTCTGTTCGCATTAAAGAAGGCACATTACAGAAAATAGATGATTTAGCAACTAAAAGTAATCGCTCAAGAAATGAATTGATAAATATAATACTTGAAAACTCTGTTGATGATGTAGAAATTAATTAA